A stretch of the Bradyrhizobium sp. CCBAU 53351 genome encodes the following:
- a CDS encoding ABC transporter ATP-binding protein — protein MATEAQSEIQNPIIRVRDVTVQFGSTRVLDGLDLDVKRGEILGFVGPSGAGKSVLTRTIIGLVPKVAGSIEVFGVDLDSSNTAQRRNVERRWGVLFQQGALFSSLTVRQNIQFPMREYLRVSQRLMDEITMAKLAMVGLKPEVAERFPSELSGGMIKRVALARALSLDPDLVFLDEPTSGLDPIGAGDFDELVRTLQRTLGLTVFMVTHDLDSLYTACDRIAVLGNGKIIAAGSIADMQASQHPWLRQYFHGKRARAVMG, from the coding sequence ATGGCGACAGAAGCTCAAAGCGAAATCCAAAACCCCATCATCCGCGTCCGTGACGTCACCGTGCAGTTCGGCTCAACGCGCGTGCTCGACGGCCTCGACCTCGACGTCAAGCGCGGCGAGATCCTTGGCTTCGTCGGTCCGTCAGGCGCAGGCAAATCGGTGCTGACGCGAACCATCATCGGCCTCGTGCCGAAGGTCGCAGGCTCCATCGAGGTGTTCGGGGTCGATCTGGATTCCTCCAACACCGCGCAGCGCCGCAACGTCGAACGGCGCTGGGGCGTCCTGTTCCAGCAGGGCGCGCTGTTCTCCTCGCTGACCGTGCGGCAGAACATCCAGTTTCCGATGCGCGAATATCTTCGCGTCTCGCAGCGGCTGATGGACGAGATCACCATGGCCAAGCTGGCCATGGTCGGCCTCAAGCCGGAGGTCGCCGAGCGATTTCCCTCGGAGCTGTCGGGCGGCATGATCAAGCGCGTGGCGCTGGCGCGCGCACTGTCTCTCGATCCCGACCTCGTCTTCCTGGATGAGCCGACCTCGGGCCTCGATCCGATCGGCGCCGGCGATTTCGACGAGCTGGTCAGGACGCTCCAGCGCACTTTGGGGCTGACGGTTTTCATGGTAACCCACGATCTCGACAGCCTTTACACCGCATGCGACCGCATCGCCGTTTTAGGGAACGGTAAGATCATTGCGGCAGGGTCGATCGCCGACATGCAGGCCTCGCAGCATCCCTGGTTGAGGCAGTATTTCCATGGCAAGCGCGCCCGCGCGGTCATGGGTTGA
- a CDS encoding glyoxalase, whose protein sequence is MPESPHVGAFAIVPSNDLPAAIPFWERLGFARTGGDAGYVIVRGWGCEVHLTQAGDGPWRVPEHNPFGVFIRTPDVEAIAARVDDLIIRPGGVLRHREWGMYEVGINGPDGLLVRIGWPSELMRQAG, encoded by the coding sequence ATGCCTGAGAGCCCGCACGTCGGCGCATTTGCGATCGTTCCCAGCAACGATCTTCCCGCTGCGATTCCCTTCTGGGAACGTCTCGGCTTCGCGCGCACGGGCGGCGATGCCGGTTACGTCATCGTGAGGGGCTGGGGTTGCGAGGTGCATCTCACGCAAGCAGGCGACGGCCCGTGGCGCGTGCCGGAACACAATCCCTTCGGCGTGTTCATTCGCACGCCCGATGTCGAGGCCATTGCCGCGCGCGTGGACGATCTCATCATCCGGCCCGGCGGCGTGCTGCGTCACCGTGAATGGGGCATGTATGAGGTCGGCATCAACGGCCCCGACGGTCTCCTCGTCCGCATCGGCTGGCCCTCGGAGCTGATGCGCCAAGCCGGCTAG
- the mctP gene encoding monocarboxylate uptake permease MctP — protein MLADVDSAAFAVFLALFILVTGMGFVASRWRKPETLAHLDEWGLGGRKFGTWITWFLVGGDFYTAYTVIAVPALVYAVGAYGFFALPYTIIVYPFVFAVMPVLWKVAKERGYVTAGDVVRGAYGSRGLELAVAATGVLATMPYIALQLIGMEVAIKALGLHGEVPLVLAFLVLALYTYSSGLRAPALIAFVKDIMIYIVVIAAIAIVPSKLGGYGAIFTAADAAFAAKGAGGTLLSPAQIVPYASLALGSALAAFMYPHTLTGIFASSGGNTIRKNAMLLPAYTLLLGLLALLGYMGHAAGLKLASNNDVVPELFKLLFPSWFAGFAFAAIAIGALVPAAVMSIGAANLFTRNFWKVWVDPKVTPAGEAKVAKITSMLVKVGALLAILLMPTQFALDLQLLGGLWILQTLPALVFGLYLNWFSSTALLAGWAVGLVGGSWLAWSDGLKPLHSIDFGAGKFAIYTGLLALALNIAVAVAVNLALKRVPQQRLSREAAE, from the coding sequence GTGCTGGCTGATGTCGATAGCGCGGCGTTCGCCGTATTCCTCGCACTGTTCATCCTCGTCACCGGCATGGGCTTCGTCGCCTCGCGCTGGCGCAAGCCGGAGACGCTCGCCCATCTCGACGAGTGGGGCCTCGGCGGCCGCAAGTTCGGAACCTGGATCACCTGGTTCCTGGTCGGCGGCGACTTCTACACCGCCTACACCGTGATCGCCGTTCCGGCACTGGTCTATGCGGTCGGCGCCTACGGCTTCTTCGCGCTGCCCTACACCATCATCGTCTATCCCTTCGTGTTCGCGGTGATGCCGGTGCTGTGGAAGGTCGCCAAGGAGCGTGGCTATGTCACCGCCGGCGACGTGGTGCGCGGCGCCTACGGCTCGCGCGGGCTCGAGCTTGCGGTCGCGGCCACCGGCGTGCTGGCGACGATGCCCTACATCGCGCTCCAGCTCATCGGCATGGAGGTCGCGATCAAGGCGCTCGGCCTGCACGGCGAGGTGCCGCTCGTGCTCGCCTTCCTGGTGCTGGCGCTCTACACCTATTCGTCGGGCCTGCGCGCGCCGGCGCTGATCGCCTTCGTCAAGGACATCATGATCTACATCGTGGTGATCGCAGCGATCGCGATCGTACCCTCGAAGCTCGGCGGCTACGGTGCGATCTTCACCGCGGCGGACGCGGCGTTCGCGGCGAAAGGCGCAGGCGGCACCTTGCTGTCGCCGGCGCAGATCGTGCCCTACGCCTCGCTGGCGCTCGGCTCGGCGCTCGCTGCCTTCATGTACCCGCATACGCTGACCGGCATCTTCGCGTCTTCGGGCGGCAACACCATTCGCAAGAATGCGATGCTGCTGCCGGCCTACACGCTGCTGCTCGGCCTGCTCGCGCTGCTGGGCTACATGGGCCACGCGGCGGGATTGAAGCTCGCGAGCAACAACGACGTCGTGCCCGAGCTGTTCAAGCTGCTGTTCCCGAGCTGGTTCGCGGGCTTCGCCTTCGCCGCGATCGCGATCGGCGCGCTGGTGCCGGCCGCCGTCATGAGCATCGGCGCGGCCAACCTGTTCACCCGCAACTTCTGGAAGGTGTGGGTCGATCCGAAGGTGACGCCGGCCGGCGAGGCGAAGGTCGCCAAGATCACCTCCATGCTGGTGAAGGTCGGCGCGCTGCTCGCGATCCTGCTGATGCCGACCCAGTTCGCGCTCGACCTGCAACTGCTCGGAGGCCTCTGGATCCTGCAGACGCTGCCGGCGCTGGTGTTCGGTCTCTACCTGAACTGGTTCTCGAGCACGGCATTGCTTGCCGGCTGGGCCGTCGGTCTCGTCGGAGGATCTTGGCTGGCCTGGTCCGACGGGCTGAAGCCGCTGCACAGCATCGACTTCGGCGCCGGCAAGTTTGCGATCTACACCGGTCTGCTCGCGCTCGCGCTCAACATCGCGGTGGCCGTCGCGGTCAACCTGGCGCTCAAGCGCGTACCGCAGCAACGGCTGTCCCGCGAGGCAGCTGAATGA
- a CDS encoding DUF3311 domain-containing protein gives MVRLLLLLPFIGLMIVPFYNIREPYLFGFPFFYWYQLAWVPLTSLLTWIVYRSVRRAG, from the coding sequence ATGGTACGCCTGCTGCTGTTGTTGCCGTTCATCGGCCTGATGATCGTGCCGTTCTATAATATCCGGGAGCCCTATCTGTTCGGCTTCCCGTTCTTCTACTGGTACCAGCTCGCCTGGGTGCCGCTGACCTCGCTGCTTACCTGGATCGTCTACAGGAGCGTGCGTCGTGCTGGCTGA
- a CDS encoding major facilitator superfamily domain-containing protein 6, producing the protein MQSESQIPIAAARKRRFAVSLALFYSAVFAVSGTHLPFFPVWLKAIGIDAAWIGLINALPAITRFTTLPQVTAFAEKRHAIRAAMMLSVLATAIGFAAVGLQQQPLALFLIYALTCMMWTPTMPLTDAYALRGVARYGLDYGPLRLWGSAAFAAGSLACGYLIDVIAPRDLIWIIVAWAVVAVAASLLLQPLDDVRRKTAERHVGKALLRDAGFWAIIVSAALIQGSHVAYYTFSAINWQLHGISGLTIAGLWTLGVIAEIVVFALSPRFSLHPSTMIAIGGLSAVVRWIVTASEPPLALLAIVQLGHGLTFGMTIVGTMNLLVQRVPSHQIARGQGYYAACNGLLGAMTSIASGAIYARIGDGLYYVMAAMAVGGAVLIWSARHRLTAQPQSETSGG; encoded by the coding sequence ATGCAGTCCGAATCACAAATCCCCATCGCGGCAGCCAGGAAGCGGCGATTCGCCGTCAGTCTCGCCCTGTTCTATTCGGCCGTCTTCGCGGTCTCGGGCACGCATCTGCCGTTCTTCCCGGTGTGGCTGAAGGCGATCGGCATCGACGCGGCCTGGATCGGGCTCATCAACGCGCTGCCGGCGATCACGCGTTTCACCACCTTGCCGCAGGTGACCGCCTTTGCCGAAAAGCGACACGCCATCCGCGCCGCCATGATGCTGTCGGTGCTGGCGACCGCGATCGGATTTGCGGCGGTCGGCCTGCAGCAGCAGCCGCTGGCGCTGTTCCTGATCTACGCGCTGACCTGCATGATGTGGACGCCGACGATGCCGCTGACCGATGCCTATGCATTGCGCGGCGTCGCTCGCTACGGGCTCGATTACGGACCGTTGCGGCTGTGGGGCTCGGCGGCCTTCGCCGCCGGCTCGCTCGCCTGCGGCTATCTCATCGACGTCATCGCGCCGCGCGACCTGATCTGGATCATCGTCGCCTGGGCCGTCGTCGCGGTCGCAGCCAGCCTGCTGCTGCAGCCGCTCGACGATGTCAGGCGCAAGACGGCGGAGAGGCATGTCGGCAAGGCGCTGCTGCGCGATGCCGGCTTCTGGGCGATCATCGTCTCGGCGGCGCTGATCCAGGGCAGCCACGTCGCCTATTACACCTTCTCGGCCATCAACTGGCAGCTCCATGGCATCAGCGGGCTGACGATCGCGGGCCTGTGGACGCTGGGCGTGATCGCGGAGATCGTCGTCTTCGCACTGTCGCCGCGCTTCTCGCTGCATCCCTCCACCATGATCGCGATCGGAGGCCTGAGCGCAGTGGTGCGCTGGATCGTCACCGCGAGCGAGCCGCCGCTGGCGCTGCTCGCGATCGTGCAGCTCGGCCATGGCCTCACCTTCGGCATGACCATCGTCGGCACGATGAACCTCCTGGTGCAGCGCGTGCCCTCGCATCAGATCGCGCGCGGTCAGGGCTATTATGCCGCGTGCAACGGTCTCCTGGGCGCCATGACCTCGATCGCGTCAGGCGCGATCTACGCTCGCATCGGCGACGGCCTGTATTACGTCATGGCGGCGATGGCCGTTGGTGGCGCGGTCCTGATCTGGTCGGCGCGGCATCGGCTCACGGCTCAGCCCCAGAGCGAGACGTCCGGCGGATAG
- a CDS encoding NahK/ErcS family hybrid sensor histidine kinase/response regulator, with protein sequence MQAWFVLAVAAGYVTTLFLVAWWGDRRSAAGPLVSPNSWAAAISYCLTLAVYNTSWSFYGSVGRAATSGLDFATIYIGPTLVLLFGQRLLSKVIAIAKAQNVTSIADFIAARYGKSQVLAAFVTLASLLGVLPYIALQLKAVGKSFDYLILQPERAGGEGLRFWQDSAFGVAASMALFAIVFGVRHVHASEHHRGLMLAIAFESVVKLLAFLIVALFVLFGLSGGPAALLSQFQSEPQLAGILSFDPTQPVWPATIIISGIAFLCLPQAFHVAVVENESPSHTRTAAWLYPAYLALFSLLILPIAAAGLNRFGAMMDPDTYVISLPIAADAGTISLIAFLGGLSAATGMVIMTSVALSTMLCNDVIMPLLLRSRVFGLRAQSRPMTSVLVTVRRLSILGILLLAYLMHRLVNQSYPLTVIGLLSFVAVAQFGPAFVGGLFWPRANKAGASLGIAVGFFIWAYTLLLPSAAPLWPGIEEIVRHGPWQLAWLKPNALFGLEGVDPISHATLWSLGANLVCFLIVSALGRQSTVERNQAAAFADGVVRESIPKLSSRVLVRLDDLRALALRFVGVERGAAAFDAYLAARVAGMGSRLDPSGLVDLDSIRFTENLLAGAIGAASARVVIAASLEGHSLSRREAMAMLDEASEALRFNRSLLQSTLESVPQGICAFDADFNITAWNGRFIALLDLPPDFVRVGLPLADLIAFNVERGEYAASEFAALLVNRDVATQSWPYLYERKRPDGTVLEIVYDRAAEGGYVSTYTDVTERHRAAEALRRANEGLELRVRERTEALEQAKAEAEQANLGKTRFLAAASHDLLQPLNAARLFLSALDESLHAASRSGAAEKERTLTGSAITALRSTEHVLDRLLDISSYDAGAVRAEISDFPIADLFVQLNVEFSAMARERGLVLRVVDCRHAVRSDPHLLRRILQNLLSNALRYTPRGRILLGCRRRGNALRIEVWDTGVGIAAADQKRIFEEFQRLAQGSEKGLGLGLAIVDRVSRLLGHPVDVRSRPGHGSCFAVTVPLAEGPGMPLQRQVATAAPAVAERPLTILCLDNDATILEGLSALLGGWGHRVLVATDAAAAKETAAAVPPDIVLLDYHLDGGRNGLDFLDDLRQKSGRAVRALVVTGDRSEAVRNEARARGCEILSKPVKPAALRRFLGGEALSRQFGTEPETP encoded by the coding sequence GTGCAGGCGTGGTTCGTTCTTGCGGTCGCTGCCGGCTATGTGACCACGCTGTTCCTGGTGGCCTGGTGGGGCGACCGGCGGAGCGCCGCTGGGCCGCTGGTGTCGCCAAACTCCTGGGCCGCCGCAATCAGCTATTGCCTGACGCTCGCGGTCTACAATACGTCGTGGAGCTTCTACGGATCGGTCGGGCGCGCCGCCACCAGCGGGCTGGACTTCGCCACGATCTATATCGGCCCGACCCTGGTGCTGCTGTTCGGCCAGAGGTTGCTGTCCAAGGTGATTGCGATCGCCAAGGCGCAGAACGTCACCTCGATCGCGGACTTCATCGCCGCACGCTACGGCAAGAGCCAGGTGCTCGCGGCCTTCGTGACGCTCGCATCGCTGCTGGGCGTGCTTCCCTACATTGCGCTCCAGCTCAAGGCCGTGGGCAAGAGCTTCGACTACCTCATCCTCCAGCCCGAGCGGGCCGGCGGCGAGGGCTTGCGTTTCTGGCAGGATTCCGCGTTCGGCGTGGCCGCGTCGATGGCGCTGTTCGCGATCGTGTTCGGCGTCCGGCACGTCCACGCCAGCGAGCATCATCGCGGCCTGATGCTCGCGATCGCCTTTGAGAGCGTCGTCAAGTTGCTCGCATTCCTGATCGTCGCGCTGTTCGTGCTGTTCGGACTATCAGGCGGGCCGGCCGCTCTGCTGTCGCAATTCCAGTCGGAGCCGCAGCTCGCGGGAATCCTGAGCTTCGATCCGACGCAGCCGGTGTGGCCCGCGACCATCATCATCTCAGGAATCGCCTTCCTGTGCCTGCCGCAGGCCTTCCATGTCGCGGTCGTCGAGAATGAAAGTCCGAGCCACACGCGCACCGCGGCCTGGCTTTACCCGGCCTACCTTGCGCTGTTCAGCCTGCTGATCCTGCCGATCGCCGCGGCCGGGCTCAACCGGTTCGGTGCGATGATGGACCCCGACACCTATGTCATCTCGCTGCCCATCGCGGCGGATGCGGGCACCATCAGCCTGATCGCGTTCCTGGGCGGACTGTCGGCCGCGACCGGCATGGTGATCATGACGTCGGTCGCACTCAGCACCATGCTCTGCAACGACGTCATCATGCCGCTGCTGCTGCGCTCGCGCGTCTTCGGCCTGCGCGCGCAGAGCCGGCCGATGACCTCGGTGCTGGTGACGGTGCGCCGGCTGTCGATTCTCGGCATTCTGCTGCTCGCCTATCTGATGCACCGCCTGGTCAATCAGTCCTATCCGCTCACCGTGATTGGCCTCTTGTCGTTCGTCGCGGTCGCGCAATTCGGTCCGGCGTTCGTCGGCGGGCTGTTCTGGCCGCGGGCCAACAAGGCCGGCGCCTCGCTCGGGATCGCGGTCGGCTTCTTCATCTGGGCTTATACGCTGCTGCTGCCCTCGGCCGCGCCTCTGTGGCCTGGGATCGAGGAGATCGTCCGCCACGGCCCGTGGCAACTCGCCTGGCTCAAGCCCAATGCGCTGTTCGGCCTCGAAGGCGTCGATCCGATTTCGCACGCCACGCTATGGAGCCTTGGCGCGAATCTCGTCTGCTTTCTCATCGTCTCGGCGCTCGGACGGCAATCGACCGTCGAGCGCAACCAGGCGGCCGCGTTCGCCGACGGTGTCGTTCGTGAGTCCATCCCGAAATTGTCGTCGCGCGTGCTGGTCCGGCTCGACGATCTCCGCGCGCTGGCGCTGCGTTTCGTCGGTGTCGAGCGCGGCGCGGCAGCTTTTGACGCTTATCTGGCGGCCCGTGTTGCGGGGATGGGATCGCGCCTCGATCCGTCGGGACTGGTCGATCTCGACTCGATCCGATTCACCGAGAACCTGCTTGCCGGCGCGATCGGCGCGGCATCGGCGCGCGTGGTGATTGCAGCGTCGCTGGAAGGCCACTCGCTCTCGCGGCGGGAGGCGATGGCGATGCTCGACGAGGCCTCGGAGGCGTTGCGCTTCAACCGCAGCCTGTTGCAAAGCACGCTGGAGAGCGTGCCGCAGGGCATCTGCGCCTTCGATGCCGATTTCAACATCACGGCCTGGAACGGACGTTTCATCGCGCTGTTGGACCTGCCGCCGGATTTCGTGCGCGTCGGGCTTCCATTGGCGGACCTCATCGCCTTCAATGTCGAGCGTGGCGAATATGCCGCCTCCGAATTCGCGGCGCTCCTGGTCAACCGTGACGTCGCCACGCAAAGCTGGCCCTATCTCTACGAGCGCAAGCGGCCGGACGGCACGGTGCTCGAGATCGTCTACGACCGCGCCGCCGAGGGCGGCTACGTCTCGACCTACACCGACGTCACCGAGCGTCATCGGGCCGCGGAAGCGTTGCGACGCGCCAATGAAGGACTCGAGCTGCGCGTCCGCGAGCGCACCGAGGCGCTCGAGCAGGCCAAGGCGGAGGCCGAGCAGGCCAATCTCGGCAAGACCCGTTTCCTGGCGGCGGCGAGCCATGATCTGCTGCAGCCGCTGAACGCGGCGCGTCTGTTTCTGTCCGCGCTCGACGAAAGCCTGCATGCCGCGTCGCGATCCGGCGCGGCCGAGAAGGAGCGAACCCTCACCGGCAGCGCCATCACGGCGCTGCGCTCGACCGAGCATGTGCTCGACCGGCTGCTCGACATCTCCTCCTACGATGCCGGCGCCGTTCGGGCCGAGATATCCGACTTTCCGATCGCTGATCTCTTCGTGCAGTTGAACGTCGAATTCTCCGCGATGGCGCGCGAACGCGGCCTGGTCCTCCGCGTCGTCGATTGCCGCCACGCCGTGCGCAGCGATCCGCATCTGCTGCGCCGGATCCTGCAGAACCTGCTGTCCAATGCGCTTCGCTACACACCGAGGGGACGCATCCTGCTCGGCTGCCGGCGGCGCGGCAACGCACTGCGCATCGAAGTCTGGGACACCGGCGTCGGCATCGCCGCGGCGGACCAGAAGCGCATCTTCGAAGAGTTCCAGCGTCTGGCGCAAGGATCGGAGAAGGGGCTGGGCCTCGGGCTCGCGATCGTCGATCGCGTCTCGCGGCTGCTGGGTCATCCCGTCGATGTTCGTTCGCGGCCGGGTCACGGTTCGTGCTTTGCCGTCACGGTGCCGCTCGCCGAGGGGCCGGGAATGCCGCTCCAGCGCCAGGTTGCGACTGCGGCTCCAGCGGTGGCGGAGCGGCCGCTGACGATCCTGTGCCTCGACAATGATGCGACGATCCTGGAAGGCCTCTCCGCGCTGCTCGGCGGCTGGGGTCATCGCGTGCTGGTCGCAACCGACGCGGCCGCGGCGAAGGAGACGGCCGCGGCCGTCCCGCCCGACATCGTGCTGCTCGATTACCATCTCGACGGCGGCCGCAACGGCTTGGACTTTCTTGACGATCTCAGGCAGAAGTCGGGCCGCGCCGTCCGCGCGCTAGTCGTCACCGGGGATCGCAGCGAGGCGGTGCGCAACGAGGCGAGGGCGCGCGGCTGCGAGATCCTGTCGAAGCCGGTCAAGCCGGCGGCCCTTCGGCGCTTTCTCGGTGGTGAGGCATTGAGCCGACAGTTCGGGAC
- a CDS encoding MlaD family protein has protein sequence METRANYVLIGSFTLAVIAAAIGFVLWFQSLHTTKQRSPLRVVFEGPAAGLRNGGSVNFNGIRVGEVVSVKLDNPRRVVALAMIENNAPIRKDTLVGLEFQGLTGVAAISLKGGDEAAAPPPLDQDGIPTLTADPNKLQDVTEAIRGTLQNINKIVADNQESVKNSLKNLETFTNSLARNSEKIDGVMAKVDGVMLKADNLMLGLNTLAGGKDGGELFQAVKSIRELADDFDKRSGALMADGRRTLGDISRAVNNFDRNPTRVLFGASNSAPAAPPPEPPKPAAAPSGRR, from the coding sequence ATGGAAACGCGGGCGAACTACGTCTTGATTGGGTCGTTCACGCTGGCGGTGATCGCCGCGGCGATCGGCTTCGTGCTCTGGTTCCAGTCGTTGCATACCACCAAGCAGCGCAGCCCCTTGCGCGTCGTGTTCGAAGGCCCGGCGGCGGGCCTGCGCAATGGCGGAAGCGTCAACTTCAACGGTATCCGGGTGGGCGAGGTGGTCTCGGTGAAGCTCGACAACCCGCGGCGGGTTGTCGCACTCGCCATGATCGAGAACAATGCCCCGATCCGCAAGGACACGCTGGTCGGCCTCGAATTCCAGGGCCTCACCGGCGTTGCCGCGATCTCGCTCAAGGGTGGCGACGAAGCCGCGGCCCCGCCGCCGCTCGACCAGGACGGCATCCCGACGCTGACGGCCGACCCCAACAAGCTGCAGGACGTCACCGAGGCGATCCGCGGCACGCTGCAGAACATCAACAAGATCGTCGCCGACAACCAGGAGTCCGTGAAGAACTCGCTGAAGAATCTCGAGACCTTCACCAACTCGCTCGCGCGCAATTCCGAGAAGATCGACGGCGTGATGGCCAAGGTCGACGGCGTCATGCTCAAGGCCGACAATCTCATGCTCGGCCTCAACACGCTCGCCGGCGGCAAGGACGGCGGCGAGCTGTTCCAGGCGGTGAAGTCGATCCGCGAGCTCGCCGACGATTTCGACAAGCGCTCCGGCGCATTGATGGCCGACGGCCGCCGTACCCTCGGCGACATCAGCCGCGCCGTGAACAATTTCGACCGCAACCCGACCCGCGTGCTGTTCGGCGCCAGCAACAGCGCGCCGGCCGCCCCGCCGCCCGAACCGCCCAAGCCGGCCGCAGCGCCGAGCGGCAGGCGATAG
- the dgcA gene encoding N-acetyl-D-Glu racemase DgcA has protein sequence MTSMKFASLAARIERFPIAGSFTISRGAKTEAVTVMAEVSRDGLTGRGECVPYPRYGETPEATLAAIQAMQQAVADGISRQALQAAMAPGAARNALDCALIDLEAKAAGQRAWNLLERPVPGERTTAYTISLGTPEAMAAATAKAAHRPLLKIKLGGDGDPERIAAVRKAAPESELIVDANEAWTEANLEANLAACAAVGVTLVEQPLPAGNDAVLARIKRPLAVCADESVHDRSSLAPLRDRYDAVNIKLDKTGGLTEALAMADAAQALGFEIMIGCMVATSLSMAPAMLVTPQARFVDLDGPLLLTRDRDHGLRYDDSLVYPPDVSLWG, from the coding sequence ATGACTTCCATGAAATTTGCGTCCCTGGCGGCGCGAATCGAGCGCTTCCCGATCGCGGGCAGCTTTACCATCAGCCGCGGGGCCAAGACCGAGGCCGTGACCGTCATGGCCGAGGTCAGCCGGGACGGGCTGACCGGCCGCGGCGAGTGCGTACCCTACCCCCGCTATGGCGAGACGCCCGAGGCGACGCTGGCGGCCATCCAGGCCATGCAGCAGGCCGTTGCCGATGGTATCTCGCGGCAGGCCCTGCAGGCCGCCATGGCGCCGGGTGCGGCCCGCAACGCCCTGGATTGCGCCCTGATCGACCTCGAGGCCAAGGCGGCGGGCCAGCGGGCCTGGAACCTGCTCGAGCGCCCGGTGCCGGGCGAGCGCACCACGGCGTACACGATCTCGTTAGGGACCCCCGAGGCCATGGCCGCCGCGACCGCCAAGGCGGCGCACCGGCCGCTGCTCAAGATCAAGCTCGGCGGCGACGGCGATCCGGAGCGGATCGCGGCGGTGCGCAAAGCCGCGCCCGAATCCGAGCTGATCGTCGATGCCAACGAGGCCTGGACCGAGGCCAATCTGGAAGCCAACCTCGCCGCCTGCGCCGCCGTCGGCGTCACGCTGGTGGAGCAACCGCTGCCGGCGGGCAACGACGCGGTGCTGGCACGGATCAAGCGGCCGCTCGCGGTCTGCGCCGACGAGAGCGTGCACGACCGCTCCTCGCTTGCGCCCTTGCGCGACCGCTACGACGCCGTGAACATCAAGCTCGACAAGACCGGCGGCCTCACCGAGGCGCTGGCGATGGCCGATGCGGCGCAGGCGCTCGGCTTCGAGATCATGATCGGCTGCATGGTCGCGACGTCGCTGTCGATGGCCCCCGCCATGCTGGTGACGCCGCAGGCACGCTTCGTCGATTTGGACGGCCCGCTGCTGCTGACCCGCGACCGCGACCATGGGCTGCGTTACGACGACAGCCTGGTCTATCCGCCGGACGTCTCGCTCTGGGGCTGA
- a CDS encoding ABC transporter permease translates to MNSDPKLERIAKGNALALCATGTWTASFAPVLERMVADAEKLAGTPQSIFIDVSEVAKLDTFGAWLIERLRRSLTKGPVEAQIAGLSANYSSLVDEVRRVRAGAVIDNSPITIAGMLEQIGRAVAGVGGTIAGLVDMLGAVLAAWFRVLIHPRSFRLTSTVHHMEQVCWRAVPIIVLITFLIGCIIAQQGIFHFRRFGADIFVVDMLGVLVLREIGVLLVAIMVAGRSGSAYTAELGSMKMREEIDALRTMGFDPIEVLVLPRMMALVLALPILAFLGAMAALYGGGLVAWLYGGVEPEAFLLRLRDAISIDHFIVGIVKAPVMAAVIGIVACVEGLAVQGSAESLGQHTTSSVVKGIFFVIVMDGVFAIFFAAIGM, encoded by the coding sequence TTGAACAGCGATCCGAAGCTGGAACGGATTGCCAAGGGCAACGCGCTGGCACTTTGCGCCACTGGGACCTGGACTGCGAGCTTCGCGCCGGTCCTGGAACGGATGGTGGCCGACGCCGAGAAGCTCGCCGGCACCCCCCAAAGCATCTTCATCGACGTGTCCGAAGTCGCCAAGCTCGACACCTTCGGGGCCTGGCTGATCGAGCGGCTGCGCCGCAGCCTCACCAAGGGGCCGGTCGAGGCGCAGATCGCCGGGCTGTCCGCCAATTATTCCAGCCTCGTGGACGAGGTGCGGCGGGTCCGGGCGGGCGCCGTAATCGACAACAGTCCGATCACCATCGCCGGCATGCTGGAGCAGATCGGCCGGGCCGTGGCCGGCGTCGGCGGGACGATCGCGGGGCTCGTCGACATGCTGGGCGCCGTGCTCGCGGCATGGTTTCGCGTCCTGATCCATCCGCGCTCGTTCCGCCTGACCTCGACCGTGCATCACATGGAGCAGGTCTGCTGGCGCGCGGTGCCAATCATCGTGCTGATCACCTTCCTGATCGGCTGCATCATCGCGCAACAAGGCATCTTCCATTTCCGAAGATTCGGCGCCGACATCTTCGTGGTCGACATGCTCGGCGTGCTGGTGCTGCGCGAGATCGGCGTGCTCCTGGTCGCGATCATGGTCGCGGGGCGCTCGGGCAGCGCCTACACCGCCGAGCTCGGCTCGATGAAGATGCGCGAGGAGATCGACGCGCTGCGCACCATGGGCTTCGATCCGATCGAGGTGCTGGTGCTGCCGCGCATGATGGCGCTGGTGCTGGCGCTGCCGATCCTGGCTTTCCTCGGCGCGATGGCCGCGCTCTATGGCGGCGGGCTCGTGGCCTGGCTCTATGGCGGGGTCGAGCCCGAGGCCTTCCTGCTGCGCTTGCGCGACGCCATCTCGATCGACCATTTCATCGTCGGCATCGTCAAGGCCCCGGTCATGGCCGCCGTGATCGGCATCGTCGCTTGCGTCGAAGGGCTTGCCGTGCAGGGTAGTGCGGAATCGCTGGGCCAGCACACGACGTCGTCCGTCGTCAAAGGCATCTTCTTCGTCATCGTCATGGACGGCGTGTTCGCCATCTTCTTCGCCGCGATCGGAATGTGA